The window CGTAATGATGAACTTGCTGTTTGTTGTGCGCCCGATCACCCTCTTGCACAGTTAAATCGTCCAATCACAGCAACCGATTTTCTAGATGTTGAATGGATCTTACGTGAAGAAGGTTCTGGTACCCGTGAAGTATTCGACAATGCAATTTTACAAGACCTACCTGATGCAAATATTCGCTTAACATTGGGTCACAATGAAGCAATTTTAAAAATTGTTGCAGGTGGTTTAGGTATGACCTGTGTTTCTCGATTGGCCATTGAACCTTTACAGGAAAAAGGACAATTAGTCATTCTAGACACACCCTACTGGGCGTTAACACGTCCTCTTTACATGCTCGTGCATCGTCAAAAGTATCAGGGACCAGGTTTAAAAGCCTTTTTACAATTCTGTGAAGATCAGGTTTAAACCTGATCTTCACCATTCCATCAATAAAATTATTTAACGTCGAAAATTTGATAATAGTTCGCTTGTAATTGCTTTATTATGATTCGCTATTTTAGTTTTCTTGGTTTTTGCAGGGTTAGGGTCAACACGCTCAATTTGTACCGCTTTAAATTTGCCTTGGTTTTCGACCACAGCAAACTTCACTTTTTCATTTCGTTTCGGTTCACCTTCTGCTGACGGGAAATCTGAAATATGAAAAAAGACATCACCCTCAGTTGTACCAATAAAACCGAATCCTTTATCAGGATTATATTGCTTCACTTTTCCTTGATAGAAATCTTGTTTCATCACATTTACCCCTACTTTACCAAGCCATTGCCCATAGTATATAGAAAATAAAAAGAGACTTTAGACCTCTCATAAAATTTATGATGTCATCCAGTCTCTTTTTATAATAATTTTAATGCTTAATCTTTTTGGACACTACCAAAAATCTTATCGCCAGCATCTCCTAAACCTGGAACGATATAGCCTTCCTCATTCAACCCCTGATCAATTGAAGCTGTATAAAGACGTACATCAGGATGGGCTGCTTCAACTTTAGCAATACCCTCAGGTGCTGCAACCAAAACCATCACACGAATATCTTTACAGCCACTTGCTTTCAAAACATCAATCGCAGCAATCAACGAATTCCCAGTTGCAAGCATAGGATCGATAATCATGGCCAAACGATTTGCAACATCAGGAACGAGTTTCTTGTAATAGGTACGCACTTCTAGAGTTTCTTCATCTCGCTCTAAACCCAATACACTGACTTTAGCACTTGGAATCAGATTTAAAACACCTTCAAGCATACCAATGCCTGCACGCAAAATTGGAACAATGGTAATTTTCTTTCCAGCAATGCGCTGTGTAGCAACTTTCCCTGCCCACCCATCAATTTCATGATCAACAACGGGTAAATCCTTTGTCGCCTCATAGGTCAATAACATTGTGACCTCTTGTGCCAATTCACGAAAGTTCTTGGTGCTGATGTCTGAACGACGTAATAAACCAAGTTTATGGCGAATAAGCGGATGACGAATTTCTTGGATCGACACGAGTAAGTACCTAGCTAATATAAATCTTCGACTATTATAAAGTGTTTTTTTACTATTCAATAAAAAAGCCCCCAATTTTGGAGGCTTTTTTGTACAAATCAGACCATTAGTGCTGTTGCGACATCATAAAATGCAATGGAGACAGAATTTCTGCTTTCAATGCTAAGTTAATCATCGGATCCGGGTACACCCCCAAGAATAAGACTAATAATGCAGCACCAAGTACCATGATACCACCGACCTTAGTTCCCCAATGTGCGTCAGCATCAATACGAGGTACATCTGGTGGTGTCATATACATGACAACCATCACACGAAGGTAATAATATAAACCAATACCACTACCCACAACGATCATCGCTGCAAGGAACCAATGTTGAGTTGTGACTGCTGCCAACACCACCAAGAACTTACCGATAAAGCCAGCAGTTAATGGAATACCAGCAAGAGACAACATCATTACGGTTAATGTTGCAGTCAAAATTGGACGACGCCAGAATAAACCACGATAGTCGGCAAGACTTTGTGCTTCATCGACGTTGTTATAAGGACTCGACATCAATGCAACTGCACCAAATGCGCCGATGGTCGTCAATACATAAGTAATGACATAGACACTCACACTACCCAAACTCGCATAGGTCATACTGATTAAAGCAATCAATAAATAACCAAAGTGTGCAATCGATGAATAACCCAAGATACGTTTCAAATTAACTTGACGCACTGCAAGCAAGTTACCCACCACGATCGACAATACTGCAAGAATTGTCAAAATCGTAACCAGTGATTGCTCTAAAATTGCCCCTGAAGTCAACAAGTAACGAACAAATAAACCAACTGTTGCCACCTTCGCAGCAGTTGCCAAGAAAGTTGCCATTGGTGCTGGTGCACCTGCATACACATCTGGCGTCCATTTATGGAAAGGTGCAAGAGAAAGTTTGAATGCCACAGCAAAGATAATTAATGCTAGGCCCAATAACACCATCGGTTGATCAATTACAGCGAATAAATTCTGTACTGAATCATAGAATGATAACGAGCCAGTATAAGCATAGATATATGCTATACCCATCAACAACATCGCAGATGCTGTTGCTGAAAGCACAAGATATTTAATACCAGCTTCCAAAGAATGACTACGTTGATAGGTATAAGCCAACATGCCATAAATCGGAATAGACATGAGTTCAAGGCTGATAAAGAAAGCTGCATAATGTGAACTAGCCACCATCAGCATCGCACCAGCGACTGAAGATAGCAACAAGATATAAAGCTCTTCACGATTGTCTTTATAGGTCTCAATATAGGCATGAGACAACGTGCAACATGCTAAAGCAGCAATCAAAATCAAGAATTGATAGAGCATGGTAAATGGATCAACCATAAACATGCCCATCACATTTACTGGAGCAAAACTTCCAGTAAACATGGTATACGCAATTAAAATTGCAGCAAGGTTTAAACCGACAACCGAAGTTGTCGCAATTAAATTGTGGTTTCGCTTGATCGCAATCAACAACATCACAACGATTGCAGTCAATGCGACAATCATTACGGGTGCCAGTGGCATAAGCTCAGAAAAAGAAAGTGTGAAGTTCATGATTTATTGCATCTCCACATGTTCAAGTTGAGTTGCTGTCTGTTGAACGACTTCAACAACTTCTTGTACTGGCATATAACTATTTACAATCCACTGCATACTTGATTGTGAAACATCCAAGAATGTTTGAGGGTAAATACCTAACCAAACCAAACCAACTGCGCATAGCATTAAAATACTAACTTCACGAGCAGATAGATCTTTTAGAGGACTGGTATAGTGCTGCTGCTGTTCTGGATTCGGTACACCAAAAAGTGCTTTATGAATCAGAATCAAACCATATAGACCAGCAAATACCAAGCTCACAGCGGCAATGATAGTGAAAGTCGGATAGGTATTGAATGAACCCATCAAGATTAGGAACTCACCAATAAAGTTACCTAGACCTGGTACACCAACAAGTGCTGCAACAAAGAACATTAAGAAGAATGGCAAGTATTGCAGTTGACCACGAAGACCACCCATCAAACGTAAATCACGGGTATGTAAACGCTCATAAACTTGACCAGACATAATGAACAATGCAGCAGATGATAAACCATGTGCCAACATCATGATCATCAAGCCTTGGAAAGTCAGAATATTACCTGCATAAATCGCAAGTAAAATGAAACCCATGTGCGAAATAGACGTATACGCAAGTAAACGTTTCATATCAGTTTGCTGGTATGCAAGGAATGCACCGTAGAAAATACCAATCAAACCCAGAATAATTGCAAAATCAGCAAACTGTGCCGATGCTGCTGGGAAGAATGGAATGACAAAACGAAGCAAACCATAAGCCGCTGTTTTAATCAAAATACCTGCTAAATCCACCGAACCCGCTGTTGGTGCTTGCGCATGTGCATCAGGTAACCAACCGTGTAATGGGAATACTGGCAATTTCACAGCAAAACCAATGAAGAAACATAACATGAAGGCGTATGCCACTTCAGGCGGTAAACGATGTGCTACAGCCATAAGGTAGTTATAATCAAAACCAATCATGCCTGTCATCATGTATCCATAAACCACAAGGCCTAGGATACCGATCAACATAATTAAACCGGCAATTTGGGTATATAAGAAGAACTTAGTTGCAGCGTAAACACGCGAACGACCATTCGAACCTTTATGCCCCCATAACGCAATCAAGAAATAGATTGGTACGAGCATCATCTCCCAGAAGAAGAAGAATAAGAACAAGTCAATCGCTAAGAATACACCGATCACCCCACCTAAACTCCAAAGGAGGTTTAAGTGGAAGAAACCAACATTCTTTTGAATCTCACCCCAAGAGCAACCTACAGCAAGCACACCAAGTAACGCTGTTAATAACACCATCAGTAGTGATAAACCATCTACTGCAAGGTGAATGCTAATACCTAAGGTTTGAATCCAAGGAAGATAAAACTCTGCAGCCCATGATGGCGTTTGGCCACCCATACTGTAGCTGAAAGTACCATTTTGCCAGAGAGCTATACCCAAACCAAAGGTGATGAGCATACCAATTAAGGCAATCCAACGCGGTAATTGTTGGTCGAATTTATCAACCAACCAACAAATGAAACCAGCAATGAAAGGAACTAAAATCAGTGCGGGTAAAATTAAATTGTTTTCCATTTTATTTCCCCACAACCTGAATCACGATCAAGATCATCAACAACACCACGATACCGAGTGACATGCTTGATGCGTATTCACGCAATGAACCTGTTTGACGTGCGCTTGTAAAGCTATTACCGCCCTTCACAATCGCAGGCAATACTAACCATAAACCATCAACAGGATCACGACCTAAGATTTTTGCAATAAACAAATATGGTTTTACAAACACGATGTCATATAAAGCATCAAAACCAAATGCTGTACGGCAGATATGCGCTAAACCTGCACCCAAAGAACTTTGAGCAAACGACTTGACAGCACCATAAGCAAAAGCAAACAGGAAAATACCAACGGCCAAGCCAGCCAATGCAATACCAACTGCTTTTAATTCAACACCATGTTGTAAATGTGCTAAAGCATCAGTCATAACAAACGCAGGGATACCTGCTTGATTTAAAATGCCGATAACTGGCGCTTGTAATAACGCACCAACACCTGTTGAAAGTACAGCAAGAATCGCAAGTGGAGCCCAGTAAGTTGCACCTTTGATTGGATGATATGCCGTCTTTTCTTCACCAAAGAATACGATCCAAATTAAACGGAAGGTATAGATAGAGGTTAAGAAAGCACCAGCAACACCAACCCAGAACAACGTACCGAAGGTTTCAATACCTGTAGTATGACCATGCGCCCAAACTTGCCACAAGATCGCATCTTTCGAGAAGAAGCCAACGGTCAAGAATGGAATCGCAGCTAAGGCACCGCCACCAATCGCGAAGCAAGCAAATAAGAATTTGTTATGCTTGAATAGACCACCCATCTTGAAAATGTTTTGTTCATGATGGTACGCCAAAATGACAGCACCTGAAGACAAGAACAATAACGCTTTAAAGAATGCGTGAGTCAACATATGGAACAAACCAGCTTGGTACGCTTCAGCACCCACTGCCATAAACATATAACCGAGCTGACTCATGGTTGAGTAAGCCAAGATACGTTTGATATCGGTTTGAACTAATGCAGCAAAACCAGCAACCAATAACGTCACAGCACCTGTAATGGAAATGAATTGCATTACTTCTGGTGCCATCTCCATTACAGAGAACATACGGCAGCATAAGTACACACCCGCTGTAACCATCGTTGCAGCGTGGATCAATGCCGATACTGGTGTCGGACCAGCCATCGCATCTGCTAACCAAGTTTGTAATGGAATTTGTGCTGATTTACCTGCCGCGCCCAAGAACAACATCAATGCTGTCCAGATCGACAATGATGAGCTTTGTGTCATTACAGTTGCTGCATTTTCAACAATGTACTGAGTATTCAAAGTACCAAATTGTTGATAGAGCAAGAACAATGCGATGAGTAAAAATACATCACCTACACGTGTTACTGTAAATGCCTTGATTGCTGCCCAACCATTTGCAGGATTTGAGTAGTAGAAACCAATCAGTAAGTAAGAGCACAGACCTACACCTTCCCACCCCAAGAACAATAACGCCAAGTTATCGCCCAATACCAACAACAACATGCTGGCAACAAATAGGTTAAAGTAAGAGAAGAAACGGGCGTAATCTTCTTCACCACGCATATACCAAGATGCGAAGATATGAATCAGAAAGCCGACCCCAGTCACCATTCCCATCATAATGAGAGAAAGACCATCTAGCTGTAAGCTAATACCCGGTGCGAAACCACCGACATTAAACCATGTCCATAAATGCTGAACGAAAACGGTATCACCGCTATTGGTAAATGCCAATCCTGCAATTAATGCAAATACAGCAGATAAACCAACTGAACCAACACCAATAATCGCTGCAACATTTTCAGAAAGTTTATTACGACCCGCTGCTAAAAGGATAAAACCAATGAGCGGAAATAAAATGGTTAAATATAAAGTACTCATCCGCGCATCTCACTAGCAGCATCTACATCCAAATGATGGAAGCGATGATAGAACTGAAGGACGATCGCAAGACCGATACAAGCCTCTGCCGCAGCAAGAGTCAAAATCAAGATAAACATGACCTGACCATCTGGTTGTGCCCAGACACTACCAGCCAAAACAAATGCTAACGCAGCAGCATTCATCATGACTTCAAGACTCATTAACATAAATAATAGGTTGCGTCGCACCATCACACCGTAAAAACCCAGTGCAAAAAGAATGGTCGCGACAATCAAACCATGTTCTAAAGGAATGTGTCCCATTATTCTTTTTCCTCTTCTGCACCTGGTTCACGTTTACCTAAATGGAATGCTGCAACCAATGCTGCAAGCAATAACAAAGCGGCAACTTCAACCAATAATAGATAATGCGTAAATAAAGCCTGCCCTACTGCTTTTGGACCAACAATTTCACGCCCCATCACTGCACCTGAAGCGGTGTAATCACTGCCAAGCATCCAGACGAGAATCAAGCCCATAAGAAAGCTCATGAGCGCTGGGAATGCCCATGCATCAGAAGTCAACCACTTGCTTTCTTGTTCTACAGTGTCCTGTCCGAGATTTAGCATCATGACCACGAAGACGAATAAGACCATGATCGCACCGGCATAAACGATGATTTCAAGTGCGCCTGCAAATGGCGCACCCACGATCATGAAAATACCCGCCACAGCAAGTAAGGATACGATTAAGCTCAATAGTGCATGCACAGGATTTGTATTCGTCACAACACGGATGGTTGAAACAATGGCCACAAGAGCCATCAAATAAAATGGCCACATCATGGTAATAAGCTCCGTACATCAACTGGCGCACTTTCTTTTTGCGCTTGACCTTTGTCTTTACCTGTCACAGCCATACCAGTCACGCGGTAGAAGTTATAGTCTGGATATTTACCTGTACCAGAAATGAGCAAGTTTTCTTTCTCATACACCAAATCCTGACGTACATATTCTGCAAGTTCAAAATCAGGTGTCATCTGGATCGCAGTTGTTGGGCAAGCTTCTTCACACATACCGCAGAAGATGCAGCGAGAGAAGTTAATACGGAAAAATTCTGGATACCAACGTCCATCTTCTTTTTCCGCTTTTTGTAATGAAATACAGCCCACAGGACATGCAACCGCACATAAGTTACATGCTACACAACGCTCTTCACCATCTGGATCACGCGTCAATACAATACGACCACGAAAGCGTGGAGGCACAATTTGTTCTGCTGGTACTTCTGGATATAAAATCGTGTCACGTTTACGCGTTACATGGCTAAACACCATCCACAACGAACGTACAATCGATCCGAATCCAGCTAGAATTTTATACATTTTGTACTCCCTGCTGTCCTAGGCCTGATTCATCAGAATCACAGCACCAGTCACTAACAAGTTGACCAACGCCAATGGCAAACAAACTTTCCAACCAAAATTCATTACTTGGTCATAACGCGGACGCATTAACGAGCCACGAGCCAAGACAAACATCATCACAAAGAATGCTGTTTTGATAATGAACCAGAATACTGGTGGAACAAATGGAATTTCTAAGTTAAATGGTGCAAGCCATCCACCGAAGAATAAAGTCACGATCAAAGCAGAGATCAGCACCACATTGACATATTCAGCAACGAAGAACATCCCCCACTTCATCCCACCATATTCAACATGGTAACCCTCAGCCAATTCTTGCTCGGCTTCAGGTTGGTCAAATGGATGACGATGCGTCACCGCAACGCCTGCAACCACAAAGATCAAGAAACCTAAGAATTGTGGAATGATGAACCACATATCACGTTGTGCTTCAACGATTTCACGAAGGTTAAATGAGCCTGCAATCGCAACCACACCCATCAACGAGATACCCAAGAACACTTCATAAGAAATGGTTTGAGCCGCAGAACGTAAACCGCCTAATAATGAGTATTTGTTGTTCGATGCCCAACCACCAAATAACACGGCATAGACTGCAATACCCGCCATTGCCATAAAGAACAATAAACCGATACTCATATCTGCTACGCCCAACATCGGACTCACAGGAATGACCATGAATGAAAGAACCGCAGTTGCCATCGCAACTGCTGGTGCTAAACGGAAAGTTAACTTATCTGCAAACTTTGGTGTCCAGTCTTCTTTAAACATGATCTTGAGCATGTCGGCAACGATCTGGAACATACCACCTGGACCAACACGGTTTGGACCATAGCGATCTTGCCAGAGTGCTAAAAGACGACGTTCAATAAACGACATCAATGCCGCAATCAACACCACAACCAGCAGAATAACAATCGCTTGAATCACTGAATAAGCGATTGGCCATTGCTCAGCCCAAAGTGGCGTTTGACGTATAAATTCTTGATTCATGAATTACACTCCTACTGCCACAGACACAGGCTCAGCCAATGAAACCGTTGGTGCTAAACCAATTGGATAACCAATATAACCCGTTGGTAAATATTCGATCACTTGTACAGGTAAGCTAATACTGGTCTCACCCGCTTTAATCGTAATACGTTGACCATCTTGAACATTTAAACGTGTCGCATCTTGTTCAGCCACTGCAAACATCGCTTCAGGAATACGAGATTCCATCGCAGGCGTTTTAATCGTGAACTCACCAGAACCAAAAATATGGTGCATTGGTACGAGACGGAAACTTTCAGGATTCACAACAACTGCTGTCGGTGCAACATAGCTACGTGCTGGACGCTTGGCTAAACGATCGAATAAACGAACACCTGAATCACCACCTTTTAAGTGACCACCCACTTCATCCTGGTATTTGTTCCAAGCTTGTGGTGAGTTCCAGCCCGCAGACCATGCGAAAGGTACCAGTGAAGATGCTGTCTGATTCCCCACATAACCTTCCATCGAGAAGGTTAATGCCGAGTCAGGATCAGTCGGTTGTTTCGGTTCGTGAACCGATAACGGCGCACGCATTGCAGTACGACCAGAATAACGACGTGGTTCACGTGCAATCTTCAAACCGTGAATACGATAGCCCGCATCCGGTGCAACATCTTGAATCGCTTCAAGCACAGGAACATTTTTCACGATGTCATCAATCACATCATCAAGAAGTGTCCAATCTACAGCTTTGCCTTTAAGACCTGTCTCAACGGCATGTAACCAACGCCAAGATTCTTTGATTGCATATTCAGGCTTGTAGTAGCTTGGGTCATACACTTGATAGAAGCGTTGTGCACGTCCTTCTTGACTGACTACAGTTCCGTCACCTTCCGCAAAACTTGCAGCAGAAAGAACAATATCTGCAAGTTTCAAGGTTTCAGTTTCGCTGTGATCCAATACAATCACAGTTTCAGCTTTATCCAATGCAGCTTTGACTTGAGCAACTGGGATACGACGAGTTAAGTCATTTTCAACTACAACCACTGCATCATAATCTTGTGCAAACGCTTGTTCTAAGCTTAAGCCACCCAATAATGCTAAGCCCATTGAGTTCACTTCAGGAACTGTCAATGATAAGCCCGCATTTTCACCTAGATTCTGCGCAACTTGTGCAGCAGCTTCCATGATTGCTGGATCTTGTAAGCTGGTACCAGAGATAATCAATGGCTTTTTCGCAACTTTTAAGGTATCAGCAATGGTTTGTGCAAATGCTTTAGCATCATCGTCAAGACCAGATACTGTTTCACCTTTAACTGCAGCAGCAACCGCAAAACCTAAACGTGCAATATCATTTGGAGATGCAACGACCTCACCTGTTGCCACATCCGCTAAACGCGTTTGTGTCGCAGCAAGGATATAAATCGGTGACTTCGCTTCTTGACCAATACGTTGTACAGGTTCTGCCAACCAGTCAGGTGTACGCGTTTTAGCAGCCATTTCTTTCGCTTTATTTTTCGCAGCTTGGCGAACCGACAAAGCCATACGTGGCGCAGTTTGCGTTAAGTCCTCACCCAAGATCAACACGGCATCATAGCTTTCAATTTCACGCATGTTTGGGTTATAGATACCCTGTGTTTGCATGATTGAAGCAGCTAACTCAACCAAGTTCTGCTCTTTTTGAGACATACCTGTTGAATAGTTATCTTGACCAACAAGTTGGCGAAGTGCGTAGTTTGATTCCAAGCTTGCGCGAGGAGAACCAATACCTAAAACTTTCTTACCTTTAAGCTGCGCAATCACTTGATCAAGAGCTTGATCAACACTCACGGTTGCTACAGTTTCACCATTACGGAATTGAGGTTGACGTGGACGATCTTCACGATTGACATAACCCGTACCAAAACGACCTTTATCACAAAGGAAGTATTGATTGACTGAACCATTAAAACGGTTTTCAACACGACGGATTTCGCCATAACGCTCACCCGGAGAAATGTTACAGCCAGAAGAGCAACCAAAACAGACACTTGGCGCATACTGCATGTCCCACTTACGGTTATAACGTGCTGAATGTGTCTTATCAGTAAACACACCTGTTGGGCAGACTTCTGTCAAGTTACCAGAGAATTCTGATTCTAAAGTACCTGATTCTGGACGACCAAAGTAAACACGTGAAGCATTGGCGTACACACCAAAGTCTGTACCGCCTGCATAGTCTTTGTAGTAACGCACACAACGATAACATGCGATACAACGGTTCATCTCATGCGCAATAAACGAACCTAACTCTTGGTTATGATGGGTACGTTTAGTAAAGCGATAGCGACGACGATCATGCTGTGTCATCACCGTCATATCTTGTAAATGACAGTGACCACCTTCTTCACAAACTGGACAGTCATGTGGGTGGTTCGTCATCAAGAATTCAACAATCGATGCACGAAACTCTGTTGCTTCTTTATCTTCGATCGAAATATAAGTATTGTCAGCGGCAGGTGTCATACAAGACATCACCAAACGCCCACGTGTGTCCTCAGGATTCGCGTATTGAGTTACCGCACATTGACGACAAGAACCAACAGAACCTAAGGATGGGTGCCAACAAAAATACGGGATATCGATGCCAAGGCTAAGACATGCTTGTAGCAAGTTTTCTGAGCCGTTGACTTCATACGATTTTCCATCGACATGAATTGTAGCCATAGTCGAATTCCTTAAACCTGTTCTACATCACGAGTTGCTGCATGGGCACTTACCTTTGCTTCAAACTCATGACGGAAATATTTTAATGCGCCCATCAGTGGCTCCATCGCACCAGGTGCGTGGGCACAGAAAGTCTTACCAATCCACAATTTTTTAGTAAGTTCAGATAGATGTTGAATATCCTCCATCTTCCCTTCACCATTTTCGAGTGCTTTCAGTGCTTTAACAGCCCACGGTAAACCATCACGACATGGTGTGCAGAAACCACAAGACTCACGCGCAAAGAATTCTTCTAGATTACGGGTCGCTGAAACCATACATTGCGTTTCATCTACCACCATCAACAAACATGTTCCTAAACGAGAACCTGCCTTCATAATGCTTTCAGCATCCATTGGCAAGTCAATATGTTCAGCAGCTAAGAAATCTGTTGATGCACCGCCCGGTAACCATGCTTTCAGTGTTAAACCATCACGCATACCACCCGCATGATCTTCAATTACTTCACGCGCTGTTGTAC is drawn from Acinetobacter suaedae and contains these coding sequences:
- the nuoG gene encoding NADH-quinone oxidoreductase subunit NuoG produces the protein MATIHVDGKSYEVNGSENLLQACLSLGIDIPYFCWHPSLGSVGSCRQCAVTQYANPEDTRGRLVMSCMTPAADNTYISIEDKEATEFRASIVEFLMTNHPHDCPVCEEGGHCHLQDMTVMTQHDRRRYRFTKRTHHNQELGSFIAHEMNRCIACYRCVRYYKDYAGGTDFGVYANASRVYFGRPESGTLESEFSGNLTEVCPTGVFTDKTHSARYNRKWDMQYAPSVCFGCSSGCNISPGERYGEIRRVENRFNGSVNQYFLCDKGRFGTGYVNREDRPRQPQFRNGETVATVSVDQALDQVIAQLKGKKVLGIGSPRASLESNYALRQLVGQDNYSTGMSQKEQNLVELAASIMQTQGIYNPNMREIESYDAVLILGEDLTQTAPRMALSVRQAAKNKAKEMAAKTRTPDWLAEPVQRIGQEAKSPIYILAATQTRLADVATGEVVASPNDIARLGFAVAAAVKGETVSGLDDDAKAFAQTIADTLKVAKKPLIISGTSLQDPAIMEAAAQVAQNLGENAGLSLTVPEVNSMGLALLGGLSLEQAFAQDYDAVVVVENDLTRRIPVAQVKAALDKAETVIVLDHSETETLKLADIVLSAASFAEGDGTVVSQEGRAQRFYQVYDPSYYKPEYAIKESWRWLHAVETGLKGKAVDWTLLDDVIDDIVKNVPVLEAIQDVAPDAGYRIHGLKIAREPRRYSGRTAMRAPLSVHEPKQPTDPDSALTFSMEGYVGNQTASSLVPFAWSAGWNSPQAWNKYQDEVGGHLKGGDSGVRLFDRLAKRPARSYVAPTAVVVNPESFRLVPMHHIFGSGEFTIKTPAMESRIPEAMFAVAEQDATRLNVQDGQRITIKAGETSISLPVQVIEYLPTGYIGYPIGLAPTVSLAEPVSVAVGV